The genomic window AAATGTGAGTTATCATATTGCTGTATTTACGAATTAGGTAATAGTGTTTATAAATTTTTATCTTTCTACAGATAAATCCTGCTGAAGTcagaaatattaattttgtaaagcCTAAACACAGTTCTAAAAGAAAACAGACTTGCAGTGAGTTTACTTCTTCAGCTAAAAAGCAGCAAAGAAATTTGTCACAAATACCACCAGAAACACTCTACAGTgcaatcaataattgtttgcCCCATGCTTCTGTCTTTACTATTGTTCCAAAACCTGATGACGATTCTCAGCTATCCAAAGTGACATCGAGTGTTGGTACACCAATTGTAGCTTCTGTAACTGACTCAGGAATGATATCCTCAAGTGTTGATTCATCAATTGTCACAACACCCGTGATGGAATCATCAGTGAGTCCTGATACATCAACGGCCACTACACCCATGGTGGAATCATCATCGAGTCCTGATACATCAATGGTCACAACACCCGTGGTGGAATCATCAGTGAGTCCTGATACATCAATGGTCACAACACCCGTGATGGAATCAACAACATCCAGTGCTGATGCATCGATTTCTTCCTTGGTGACTACACAAGTAGTACCCAATATCCCAAAGCCTTTGCTTGAATTATTTGATCCCAAACACAAAAAACTGAGTAAGGAAATGTTGCTTCAGTTGTCAAAAGAAGTGTTTGTAAGCTTGTCTGTTACTGATGAGCAAGCTATGGCTATTGAATTAGCAACGCGCACCCAAAGGCTAAGCAGTGACTGGTATAGTCAACGACAAGGTCGTATTACTGCTTCTTTGTTCCACGATGTCTTCACTTTCAAGGAAAAAAATAGTCCTGATAGTCTTTTAAAGAGGTTGCTATGTAATGTGGACATCAGTCACATTCCGGCCATTAAATGGGGAGTTGAAAAAGAAGACACAGCAAGGAGAGAATACATTGCCAAAATGTCATCATTACATCAAGGATTCCGGTGTACATTGACTGGGTTGGTTGTTAACCCCCAATATCCTTTTTTGGGTGCAAGCCCAGATGCATTGGTAGAATGTAGTTGCTGTGGTGGACAAGGAATTGTGGAGATTAAGTGCCCTTTTTCGGGTAAAGGTACTCACCCATCACAGCTTCACAGATTGAAAAACTTATTTTTAAATGAAACTGGGCTTCGTCAGAATCACAAATATTATACACAGATACAGGGACAGCTTGTAGTTAGCTGCAAACAGTACTGTGATTTTGTTGTATGGACACCCGAGGGAATTCTAATAGAGCGAATGGAAGTAAATTCTAACTTCACTGAAAGTTTGATTAGAAAGCTAACGAAGTTTTATGTAGAAATTATGTTACCAGAAATCCTAACTCGCAATGTATTAGATGTAAGTGAGTTGTCCAGCTCCACCACTGTAGCAGCCACCAGCAATGAAGAAGTTACATACTGTTTTTGTCAAGAAGGTGAGCATGGAAAGATGATTTGCTGTGATAATTCTGAGTGTAAGATTTCATGGTTTCACTTCAAATGTGTTGGCATAAAGCGAGCCCCTAGAGGAGATTGGTTCTGTCCTAACTGTAATATTTGATTTTCTTAATATGTGATTATGTACTATCCCATTTTATATTCTGCATCATAGTTCAGTTTTAGATTTGTGAATTCTTTATAACATACTGATGAACTAAAATGTTGTGGCGTATATAATTTCTTCACATAATTTTAAACCAAAGGTGGTTGCAAGTTACATAATGCAGCACATACAAATAAGATCTTATCAATGGTACAAAATTCTTCATCAGTAGCAGATTTCACCAGGGTGATTGGTAGAGTTGACTGTAAAATTCTGAAGTTTTTGAGCCTCCCAATGGCTCGTTCCACATGGATCCTCACCCTAGACAATTCTCTAGCTGTCTCCACTTCCCTCTGTGAGAGTTGGGGTTTTCCCTTTGTGAAAGGAGGAATTGCTAGTGAAGCACCACGAAGAGCTAAAGGTTCGGTTATATCAAAACCTCTATCAGCTAAAACCAAGTCACCGTGCATCAGCTTGTCCAAAAACCCACTGTGTGCAGTAATGTGTTTGTCACTGGCACGTCCTCCCCAACACTTAGAAACA from Dysidea avara chromosome 2, odDysAvar1.4, whole genome shotgun sequence includes these protein-coding regions:
- the LOC136247333 gene encoding uncharacterized protein isoform X3, which translates into the protein MCDLGRGTYYIIKKSREKRIRHFLRAKANVEIMTSEYFKSLDYLAQRRYVEKLTIRDEVLPDPFSIGEESWTDDMTQWPDLVYGDLYSYLIETKGPYTKEKLKAHKSLDAYNYFCNGHVRTVYCYGHGNHVILKALVNPSQKTPDQAHKAWVILQKADAEVITAHCTCKAGLGEVCSHIAAILFKVETAVRLGLTKPSCTSTSCNWNNWYKENINPAEVRNINFVKPKHSSKRKQTCSEFTSSAKKQQRNLSQIPPETLYSAINNCLPHASVFTIVPKPDDDSQLSKVTSSVGTPIVASVTDSGMISSSVDSSIVTTPVMESSVSPDTSTATTPMVESSSSPDTSMVTTPVVESSVSPDTSMVTTPVMESTTSSADASISSLVTTQVVPNIPKPLLELFDPKHKKLSKEMLLQLSKEVFVSLSVTDEQAMAIELATRTQRLSSDWYSQRQGRITASLFHDVFTFKEKNSPDSLLKRLLCNVDISHIPAIKWGVEKEDTARREYIAKMSSLHQGFRCTLTGLVVNPQYPFLGASPDALVECSCCGGQGIVEIKCPFSGKGTHPSQLHRLKNLFLNETGLRQNHKYYTQIQGQLVVSCKQYCDFVVWTPEGILIERMEVNSNFTESLIRKLTKFYVEIMLPEILTRNVLDVSELSSSTTVAATSNEEVTYCFCQEGEHGKMICCDNSECKISWFHFKCVGIKRAPRGDWFCPNCNI